A window of the Tessaracoccus sp. MC1865 genome harbors these coding sequences:
- a CDS encoding aminotransferase class IV, producing the protein MAIRMVALLDGTIIDPSQPIVRADDQGVVRGDGVFDALLAVDGAALHVEEHLARLARSAEILHLPAPDAAGYRRAIETVVRAWDWQADREAVLRLIMTRGAEGIEEPNGWVMAAPMDERTLRERRDGVRVLMLDRGFEGSGIVDLPWLLPGAKSLSYGINMAARRYAIANGADDVIFITPSGTILEGPTSSVVLDLDGVLTTPPLEGILRSITIAELLDEAPAAGLGVEVKPITVDDLFRARGAWLLSSGRLVARVTRADDRELPVSPLHDDVCRLLKMPGYSS; encoded by the coding sequence ATGGCTATCCGCATGGTTGCACTCCTCGACGGCACGATCATCGACCCCTCCCAACCCATTGTCCGCGCCGACGACCAGGGCGTCGTCCGGGGCGACGGGGTGTTTGACGCCCTGCTTGCGGTCGACGGGGCCGCGCTCCATGTCGAGGAGCACCTCGCGCGGCTGGCGAGGTCCGCCGAGATCCTGCACCTGCCTGCGCCGGATGCCGCCGGTTACCGGCGGGCGATCGAGACGGTCGTGCGGGCCTGGGACTGGCAGGCCGACCGGGAAGCGGTGCTGCGCCTCATCATGACCCGCGGGGCCGAGGGCATCGAGGAGCCCAACGGCTGGGTGATGGCAGCACCCATGGACGAGCGCACGTTGCGCGAGCGCCGCGACGGCGTGCGCGTCCTGATGCTCGACCGGGGCTTCGAGGGCTCCGGCATCGTCGACCTGCCATGGCTGCTGCCCGGCGCCAAGTCCCTGAGTTACGGCATCAACATGGCCGCGCGCCGCTACGCCATCGCCAACGGCGCCGACGACGTCATCTTCATCACCCCGTCGGGCACCATCCTCGAGGGCCCAACCTCCAGCGTCGTGCTGGACCTCGACGGGGTGCTGACCACTCCGCCGCTCGAGGGCATCCTGCGCTCCATCACAATCGCCGAACTCCTCGACGAGGCACCCGCCGCAGGGCTCGGTGTGGAAGTGAAGCCCATCACCGTCGACGACCTGTTCCGCGCCCGCGGCGCCTGGCTGTTGTCCAGCGGCCGGCTGGTCGCGCGCGTGACGCGGGCCGACGATCGTGAGCTGCCCGTCTCGCCGCTCCACGACGACGTGTGCCGCCTGCTGAAGATGCCCGGCTACTCCTCGTAG
- a CDS encoding sirohydrochlorin chelatase — translation MDIVLIAHGSADPRHAAAIERIADAVRLRQPGREVHTSYLDHHGPTIDDVAHALQGRPAVAAPVLLTKAYHARVDIPAAVAALEAHGSAVTPTPPLGPDSRLLAACEEALTAAGVPPEPDTAVLVFVAGSSDRPAVTAVADTITASPRLGWGRWAVAALDGGDAVEEVVPRLRGEASRVVAVSFMVAEGILRDRMVDRCAALGIDMVPGALGDTGAFADLLVARVNGDHTATVLRHADPAAPALVA, via the coding sequence ATGGACATCGTGCTGATCGCGCACGGCTCGGCGGACCCGCGCCACGCGGCCGCCATCGAGCGGATCGCCGACGCCGTGCGGCTGCGCCAGCCGGGCCGCGAGGTGCACACGTCGTACCTGGACCACCACGGCCCGACGATCGACGACGTGGCCCACGCACTGCAGGGCCGGCCCGCCGTCGCGGCCCCCGTGCTGCTGACCAAGGCCTACCACGCGAGGGTCGACATCCCGGCCGCCGTGGCGGCGCTCGAGGCGCACGGTTCCGCGGTGACGCCGACGCCGCCCCTCGGCCCGGATTCTCGCCTGCTCGCGGCCTGCGAGGAGGCGCTCACCGCGGCCGGTGTGCCGCCGGAACCGGACACCGCGGTGCTGGTGTTCGTGGCAGGATCCTCCGACCGCCCCGCCGTGACGGCAGTGGCCGACACGATCACCGCCTCTCCACGGCTGGGGTGGGGCCGATGGGCCGTTGCCGCGCTCGACGGCGGGGACGCCGTCGAAGAGGTCGTCCCGCGCCTGCGCGGCGAGGCGTCGCGGGTGGTCGCGGTGAGCTTCATGGTGGCGGAGGGCATCCTGCGCGACCGCATGGTCGACCGGTGCGCAGCGCTCGGCATCGACATGGTGCCCGGTGCCCTCGGCGACACCGGGGCCTTCGCGGATCTCCTGGTGGCGCGCGTGAACGGCGATCACACCGCCACTGTGCTGCGGCACGCGGATCCGGCGGCGCCAGCGCTGGTCGCCTGA
- a CDS encoding PLP-dependent cysteine synthase family protein, giving the protein MTPGQDIDRSDAVDRAWVHEAIRKVEADANRSADTHLLRLPQRAYPGVDIYLKDESTHPTGSLKHRLARSLFLFALCNGQIHEHTTVIESSSGSTAVSEAYFARLLGLKFIAVIPRSTSEEKIGLIERAGGTCHLVNDPTAISDEAARLASETGGHYLDQFTHAERVTDWRGNNNIAESIFCQLELERHPIPTWVVVSAGTGGTAATIGRYVRYRRHATRLAVADPDFSAFLPGWRDGDPGVHTDRGSRIEGIGRSRVEPSFVPGVVDRMIAVPDGASVAMAQAVAGVLGRTVGPSTGTNLWAALQIARQMHEAGENGSIVSLICDSGERYAATYGHDSWLAEHGIDPAPHRQQAEDLLGQSGPA; this is encoded by the coding sequence ATGACACCTGGCCAGGACATCGACCGCTCGGACGCCGTGGACCGCGCCTGGGTTCACGAGGCCATCCGCAAGGTGGAGGCCGACGCAAACCGCTCCGCCGATACGCACCTGCTCCGGCTCCCGCAGCGGGCTTACCCCGGAGTCGACATCTACCTCAAGGACGAGTCGACGCACCCGACCGGTTCCCTCAAGCACCGGTTGGCACGCTCGCTGTTCCTCTTCGCGCTGTGCAACGGGCAGATCCATGAGCACACCACCGTCATCGAGTCCTCCAGTGGCTCCACGGCCGTCAGCGAGGCCTACTTCGCGCGGTTGCTGGGGTTGAAGTTCATCGCCGTCATCCCGCGCTCCACCAGCGAGGAGAAGATCGGCCTCATCGAACGCGCCGGCGGCACCTGCCACCTCGTGAACGACCCGACGGCGATCTCCGACGAGGCCGCCCGCCTCGCCAGCGAGACAGGGGGGCACTACCTCGACCAGTTCACGCACGCCGAGCGGGTCACGGACTGGCGGGGCAACAACAACATCGCGGAATCGATCTTCTGCCAGTTGGAACTCGAGCGTCACCCCATCCCGACGTGGGTCGTCGTGAGCGCCGGCACGGGCGGCACGGCCGCCACCATCGGGCGGTACGTGCGCTATCGACGTCACGCCACGCGCCTCGCGGTGGCAGACCCGGACTTCTCCGCGTTCCTGCCCGGTTGGCGCGACGGCGACCCGGGCGTGCACACGGACCGCGGCTCGCGCATCGAGGGCATCGGCCGCAGCCGGGTGGAACCGAGCTTCGTGCCAGGGGTCGTCGACCGCATGATCGCCGTGCCGGACGGAGCCTCCGTGGCGATGGCCCAGGCCGTCGCCGGTGTGCTGGGCCGCACCGTCGGGCCCTCCACCGGCACCAACCTGTGGGCCGCGCTGCAGATCGCGCGCCAGATGCACGAGGCGGGGGAGAACGGCAGCATCGTGTCGCTGATCTGTGACTCCGGCGAGCGCTACGCGGCCACCTACGGTCACGATTCATGGCTGGCCGAGCACGGAATCGACCCGGCGCCCCACCGGCAGCAGGCCGAGGATCTCCTCGGTCAGTCAGGCCCCGCCTGA
- a CDS encoding phosphoadenylyl-sulfate reductase, whose protein sequence is MTLRETAAEAQARFTGLEADERYQGHLGRVALTREVLTWAADTFGSDVTAASSMGDEVLVELIAQSAPFLDVFFLDTGFHFPETLETRDHYAGRVRLRTVLPLLTVDEQAAQHGPRLFESNPDRCCAIRKVEPLERAISGHSAWVTGMRRVDAPTRTDITLVGWDAKRAMIKINPIAAWTDDDVDRFAFEEDVHLNPLRQKGYPSIGCQPCTRPVAAGEDPRAGRWSGKNKTECGLHT, encoded by the coding sequence ATGACCCTCCGCGAGACCGCGGCAGAGGCGCAGGCGCGTTTCACGGGGCTGGAGGCCGACGAGCGCTATCAGGGGCACCTCGGGCGGGTGGCGCTCACCCGCGAGGTGCTCACCTGGGCGGCCGACACGTTCGGCTCCGACGTGACGGCCGCCTCGTCCATGGGTGACGAGGTGCTCGTCGAGCTCATCGCCCAGAGCGCCCCATTTCTCGACGTGTTCTTCCTCGACACCGGCTTCCACTTCCCGGAAACCCTCGAGACGCGCGACCACTACGCCGGCCGGGTCCGGCTGCGCACGGTCCTGCCGCTGCTCACCGTCGACGAGCAGGCTGCGCAGCACGGGCCACGGCTCTTCGAGTCCAACCCCGATCGCTGCTGCGCGATCCGCAAGGTCGAGCCCCTGGAGCGCGCCATCAGCGGGCACAGTGCCTGGGTGACGGGCATGCGCCGCGTCGACGCGCCCACCCGTACCGACATCACGCTCGTCGGTTGGGATGCCAAGCGCGCCATGATCAAGATCAACCCCATCGCGGCGTGGACGGACGACGACGTCGACCGGTTCGCCTTCGAGGAGGACGTCCACCTCAACCCGCTGCGCCAGAAGGGCTACCCGTCCATCGGTTGTCAGCCCTGCACCCGGCCGGTCGCGGCCGGCGAGGATCCCAGGGCCGGCCGATGGTCGGGCAAGAACAAGACGGAATGCGGACTACACACATGA
- a CDS encoding HNH endonuclease signature motif containing protein translates to MHVNRRSTQGALEVAREALSSIDHSEREGLTAAELVGLMQLARNLADRFSALASTVTSEVDRRRSAREATGTELTALISTTEGLDSRDAAGQVFQAAEISRHEPVRDAALAGDISPKQAAAVAKGMATLPELPVEIQRKVEEAYVGRALEIGATPRKLRDIAPLVLAEVAPELLPSRESAQEHLAAQAERARARRYFDYADDGAGAVKFHGCLPELEAVPLLKLVEGYVERDRRAQRRRLAGLAGARASASAIRSQRVLDLNRTPGQRRADALLALIADHREGPVTSGDRPRVVVEMTLQELRGHAEEARLLPEGKQVTAGDLRRLLCDADVMPAVLGGRSEVLDVGQAQRLVTPAMRRALTIRDKGCIFPGCCKPDASCEAHHVIPWWAGGATSLRNLALLCPFHHSQVEPDRYRRSDQWKVIMDPLIQRPRVVPPDRHSVFTRRGSGSARGPD, encoded by the coding sequence ATGCATGTTAATCGACGCAGCACTCAGGGGGCCCTGGAGGTCGCCCGGGAGGCGTTGTCGTCGATCGATCACAGCGAGCGCGAGGGGCTGACCGCGGCGGAGTTGGTGGGGCTGATGCAATTGGCCCGGAACCTGGCGGACCGGTTCTCCGCCTTGGCATCGACCGTGACCAGCGAGGTGGACCGCCGCAGGTCTGCGCGGGAGGCAACCGGCACGGAACTGACCGCGTTGATCTCCACGACGGAGGGCCTGGATTCGCGGGATGCAGCGGGTCAGGTGTTTCAGGCGGCGGAGATCAGCAGACACGAACCCGTGCGCGACGCCGCCCTGGCCGGCGATATCTCACCGAAGCAGGCCGCCGCGGTGGCCAAGGGCATGGCCACACTCCCCGAGTTGCCGGTGGAGATTCAGCGCAAGGTCGAAGAGGCCTACGTCGGCAGGGCTCTGGAGATCGGCGCCACACCACGCAAATTGAGGGACATCGCGCCCTTGGTGCTGGCGGAGGTGGCACCGGAACTGCTCCCCTCACGGGAGTCGGCGCAGGAGCACTTGGCCGCCCAGGCGGAGCGTGCCAGGGCCAGGCGGTATTTCGACTATGCGGACGACGGTGCGGGTGCGGTGAAGTTCCACGGCTGCCTACCAGAACTCGAGGCCGTGCCACTGTTGAAACTGGTGGAGGGCTACGTCGAGCGTGATCGCCGCGCCCAGCGCCGCCGGTTGGCCGGGCTGGCAGGGGCCAGGGCCAGCGCCTCGGCAATCCGGTCCCAGCGGGTGCTGGACCTGAACCGGACCCCCGGGCAGCGTCGCGCCGACGCACTCCTCGCCCTGATCGCCGACCACAGAGAGGGGCCGGTCACCTCCGGAGACCGGCCACGAGTTGTCGTTGAGATGACGCTCCAGGAACTGCGGGGGCACGCGGAGGAAGCCCGGCTCCTGCCTGAGGGGAAGCAGGTCACGGCAGGGGACCTGCGGCGGCTGCTGTGTGACGCCGACGTGATGCCCGCCGTCCTGGGCGGCCGCTCCGAGGTGCTGGACGTGGGCCAGGCGCAGCGGCTGGTGACCCCCGCGATGCGACGGGCGTTGACAATCCGCGACAAGGGCTGCATCTTCCCCGGTTGCTGCAAACCCGACGCCTCATGCGAGGCCCACCACGTGATCCCCTGGTGGGCCGGCGGTGCCACCTCGCTCCGAAACCTGGCGTTGTTGTGTCCCTTCCACCACTCCCAGGTCGAACCGGACAGGTACCGGCGATCCGATCAGTGGAAGGTCATCATGGACCCCCTCATCCAAAGACCCAGAGTCGTCCCACCCGACAGGCATTCGGTGTTCACCCGTAGGGGATCAGGATCGGCCAGGGGGCCGGACTAG
- a CDS encoding pyridoxal phosphate-dependent aminotransferase: protein MPSRRSAVPPFEVMTVLDRVATMRAGGRDVISLCAGEPAGGAPAGVTRAAASLHASGRVFGYTSALGIWPLRVALAEHYRRWYGLDIDPAQVAVTTGSSGGFLLTFLAAFEAGDRVALARPGYPAYRNILTSLGCEVVDIECGADVRFQPTVEQLAATHAERRLQGLILASPANPTGTMVNRDELGALVDWCRSEDVRLISDEIYHGVTYPVGGHRGTSAWELSEDAVVVSSFSKYWGMTGWRIGWLLLPADLADAVDALAGNLALCPPAPAQYAALEAFTDESYAQCDVAVAGFAEARGLLLAAESRLNWGVAAPADGAFYYYADLGSQLEHWADSGAYASALLEAAGVAVTPGRDFDTVLGDRTVRLSFAAGAPAIAEAIERIVAFQS from the coding sequence CGCCGGCGGCCGCGATGTGATCTCCCTCTGCGCCGGCGAACCTGCGGGCGGGGCGCCGGCGGGCGTCACCCGCGCCGCGGCATCGCTCCATGCTTCTGGGCGGGTGTTCGGGTACACCTCGGCGCTGGGCATCTGGCCGCTGCGCGTTGCCCTCGCGGAGCACTACCGACGCTGGTACGGGCTGGATATCGACCCTGCCCAGGTGGCAGTCACCACGGGTTCGTCGGGAGGCTTCCTCCTGACCTTCCTCGCCGCGTTCGAGGCCGGCGACCGGGTGGCGCTGGCGCGCCCGGGCTATCCGGCTTACCGCAACATCCTCACGTCGCTCGGATGCGAGGTGGTCGACATCGAGTGCGGCGCCGACGTCCGGTTCCAGCCGACTGTCGAGCAACTCGCCGCCACGCACGCTGAGCGGCGGCTGCAGGGACTGATCCTCGCCTCCCCGGCCAACCCCACCGGGACCATGGTCAACCGCGACGAACTGGGGGCCCTGGTGGACTGGTGCCGGTCGGAAGATGTGCGGTTGATCAGCGATGAGATCTACCACGGCGTGACGTACCCCGTCGGCGGCCACCGCGGCACCTCCGCCTGGGAACTGAGCGAGGACGCCGTCGTGGTGAGTTCATTCTCGAAGTACTGGGGCATGACGGGCTGGCGCATCGGATGGTTGTTGCTGCCTGCCGACCTGGCCGACGCGGTTGACGCGCTGGCCGGCAACCTCGCCCTGTGCCCGCCGGCGCCGGCGCAGTACGCGGCGCTCGAGGCGTTCACCGACGAGTCCTATGCGCAGTGCGACGTCGCCGTTGCCGGTTTCGCAGAGGCCCGCGGCCTGTTGCTGGCCGCGGAGAGCCGGCTGAACTGGGGGGTGGCCGCGCCGGCGGACGGCGCCTTCTACTACTACGCGGACCTGGGTTCCCAATTGGAGCATTGGGCCGACTCTGGGGCGTACGCCTCGGCGCTGCTCGAGGCGGCCGGGGTCGCAGTGACGCCCGGCCGGGATTTCGACACCGTGCTCGGAGACCGCACCGTCCGGCTGTCGTTCGCGGCCGGGGCCCCGGCCATCGCTGAGGCGATCGAACGGATCGTGGCCTTCCAGTCCTAG
- the cysD gene encoding sulfate adenylyltransferase subunit CysD encodes MSYILSHLEHLESEAIHIFREVAGEFERPVILFSGGKDSVVMLHLALKAFAPAPLPFSLLHVDTGHNFPEVLDYRDRTVERVGARLHVASVQDYIDDGRLRERADGTRNPLQTVPLLDAIEKGRFDAVFGGGRRDEEKARAKERVFSLRDSFGAWDPRRQRPELWDLYNGRHAPGEHVRVFPLSNWTELDVWRYIEREQIELPSLYYAHRRELFQRDGMWLAPGDWGGPTNGETLETRTVRYRTVGDMSCTGAVESDAREVSDVILEVAASRITERGATRADDRLSEAAMEDRKKQGYF; translated from the coding sequence ATGAGCTACATCCTGAGCCACCTGGAACACCTCGAATCAGAGGCCATCCACATCTTCCGCGAGGTCGCGGGCGAGTTCGAACGCCCCGTGATCCTCTTCAGCGGCGGCAAAGATTCCGTCGTCATGCTGCACCTGGCGCTCAAGGCGTTCGCGCCCGCCCCGCTGCCGTTCTCGCTGCTGCACGTCGACACCGGGCACAACTTCCCGGAGGTGCTTGACTACCGTGACCGCACCGTCGAGCGCGTCGGCGCCAGGCTCCACGTGGCCAGCGTGCAGGACTACATCGACGACGGCAGGCTCCGTGAGCGCGCCGACGGTACCCGCAACCCGCTGCAGACAGTGCCGCTGCTCGACGCCATTGAGAAGGGCCGGTTCGACGCCGTCTTCGGGGGCGGCCGCCGCGACGAGGAGAAGGCCCGGGCCAAGGAGCGCGTCTTCTCGCTGCGCGACTCGTTCGGCGCCTGGGACCCGCGTCGGCAGCGGCCCGAACTCTGGGACCTGTACAACGGCCGGCATGCGCCGGGCGAACACGTGCGGGTGTTCCCGCTGTCCAACTGGACGGAGCTGGACGTCTGGCGCTACATCGAGCGGGAGCAGATCGAGCTGCCCAGCCTGTACTACGCCCACCGACGAGAACTGTTCCAGCGTGACGGCATGTGGCTCGCGCCAGGCGATTGGGGCGGCCCGACCAACGGGGAGACGCTCGAGACCCGCACGGTGCGCTACCGCACCGTCGGCGACATGAGTTGCACCGGCGCCGTCGAATCCGATGCCCGCGAGGTGTCGGACGTCATCCTCGAGGTGGCTGCCTCGCGGATCACGGAACGCGGCGCCACGCGTGCCGACGACCGCCTCTCCGAGGCTGCGATGGAAGACCGTAAGAAGCAGGGGTATTTCTGA
- a CDS encoding NAD(P)/FAD-dependent oxidoreductase, translated as MNEYDVIVVGGGVAGLQAALMLGRACRRVLVVDSGSPRNRYSEHMHGVLGNEGVDPAELLARGREEVGRYGVEIRRGAVDRVDLTDAGVRVSLPNGEAVAARALVVASGMTDELPEVPGLAARWGRSVLHCPYCHGWEVRGQRLGVLATSATDGHRAQLIRQWSDHVVFFAAATHPVEEDEEARLRARGVEFVTSAVAEVLGEGDEISGVRTDDGRVVEIDALFTGGESLPHDTFLRHLDLARTNGPMGSLLEVDEVGATSSGRIWAVGNVVNPAATVPMAMGAGALTGGAVNMALIQEDFDRAQGDGAGIGTLTR; from the coding sequence ATGAACGAATACGACGTGATCGTGGTGGGCGGCGGCGTTGCGGGTCTCCAGGCGGCGCTGATGCTGGGCCGAGCCTGTCGTCGGGTGCTCGTGGTGGACAGCGGCAGCCCCCGCAACCGCTATTCGGAGCACATGCACGGCGTATTGGGCAACGAGGGTGTTGACCCCGCCGAGTTGCTTGCCAGAGGCAGGGAGGAAGTGGGCCGCTACGGGGTGGAGATCCGCCGCGGTGCGGTGGACCGCGTGGACCTGACCGATGCGGGGGTCCGCGTCAGCCTTCCCAACGGTGAAGCGGTCGCCGCGCGCGCCCTCGTCGTCGCCTCGGGCATGACGGACGAACTTCCCGAGGTGCCGGGGCTGGCCGCGCGCTGGGGCCGGAGCGTCCTGCACTGCCCCTACTGCCACGGATGGGAGGTGCGGGGTCAGCGGCTGGGTGTCCTGGCCACGTCCGCCACGGACGGGCACCGGGCGCAGCTGATCAGGCAGTGGAGTGACCACGTGGTGTTCTTCGCCGCGGCCACGCACCCCGTCGAGGAAGATGAGGAGGCGCGGCTGCGGGCACGTGGGGTCGAGTTCGTCACCAGCGCCGTGGCGGAGGTGCTGGGCGAGGGGGACGAAATCAGCGGTGTTCGGACCGACGACGGTCGCGTTGTGGAGATCGATGCGCTGTTCACCGGCGGCGAGTCCTTACCCCACGACACGTTCCTGCGCCACCTCGACCTGGCGCGCACGAACGGACCGATGGGCAGTCTCCTGGAGGTCGACGAGGTGGGCGCCACCAGTTCAGGGCGTATCTGGGCCGTCGGGAACGTGGTCAACCCGGCCGCCACCGTCCCCATGGCCATGGGTGCCGGGGCGCTGACGGGCGGTGCGGTGAACATGGCGCTGATCCAGGAGGACTTCGACCGGGCGCAGGGCGACGGCGCCGGGATTGGTACGCTCACCCGGTGA
- a CDS encoding glutamine amidotransferase has product MTSGGNKSRVLLAGESWVSAVDDHKRYDASPIRRSTSGCAELLVALAQAGHEVTHLRSHDVATDFPLTLEELDAYDVVILSDVGANTRLLPPFAANWIVPLTSVRQPTRDMGETAARLLIDHVTHPGHEHQRVVLEPALVVRRSSGCYEE; this is encoded by the coding sequence ATGACGAGCGGAGGCAACAAGAGCAGGGTGTTACTGGCGGGCGAGTCCTGGGTCAGCGCCGTGGACGACCACAAGCGCTACGACGCTTCCCCCATACGCAGGTCCACATCGGGCTGCGCTGAACTGCTCGTGGCGCTGGCGCAGGCGGGGCACGAGGTGACCCACCTGCGCTCCCACGACGTCGCCACGGATTTCCCCCTCACCTTGGAGGAACTCGACGCCTACGACGTGGTGATCCTCTCCGACGTCGGCGCCAACACCCGGCTGCTGCCGCCCTTCGCCGCGAACTGGATCGTGCCGCTCACCTCGGTGCGTCAGCCCACCCGCGACATGGGCGAGACCGCCGCGCGACTGCTGATCGACCACGTGACCCATCCCGGGCACGAGCACCAAAGGGTGGTGCTGGAACCCGCGCTGGTGGTCCGCCGGTCGTCGGGCTGCTACGAGGAGTAG
- a CDS encoding sulfate adenylyltransferase subunit 1 — protein sequence MSTHDLLRLATAGSVDDGKSTLVGRLLYDTKSVLADQLDAVDRVSRERGLEGPDLALLTDGLRAEREQGITIDVAYRYFSTANRSYVLADTPGHVQYTRNMVTGASTAELALILVDARHGVVEQTRRHLAVTGLLGVRHVAIAVNKMDLVDWDESRFTEIVADARTVAARFDIQNVLAVPLSALRGDNVVERSANTPWYSGPTLLEHLEAVPVGTNPATQPLRLPVQAVLRPQSDGHRDYRGYAGRISAGIVRVGEEIAVLPSGRRSRVVGIDQGQADGTVRELTEAFAPQSVTVRLADDIDISRGDLLASAEEPGHVTRTVSGMVCVLSERPVRPRDRVLLRAGTRTVRALVEEILDQLDIEAVEYIRAPQQLELNDIGRVRIRLADDLPIDDYHELRRTGAFLLIDEADGATMAAGMADAPDRYAGAEI from the coding sequence ATGAGCACGCACGACCTTCTCCGTCTGGCCACCGCGGGCTCCGTCGACGACGGTAAGTCCACGCTCGTGGGCCGGCTGTTGTACGACACCAAATCCGTGCTGGCGGACCAGCTCGACGCCGTGGACCGGGTGTCCCGCGAGCGCGGGCTCGAGGGCCCGGACCTGGCGCTGCTGACCGACGGTCTGCGCGCCGAGCGCGAACAGGGCATCACCATAGACGTGGCGTACCGCTATTTCTCGACGGCCAATCGCTCCTACGTACTCGCCGACACCCCCGGCCACGTGCAGTACACGCGCAACATGGTCACCGGCGCCTCGACGGCAGAGCTGGCGCTGATCCTGGTGGACGCGCGGCACGGCGTCGTCGAACAGACGCGTCGGCACCTCGCAGTGACGGGGCTGCTGGGAGTGCGGCACGTCGCGATCGCGGTGAACAAAATGGACCTCGTCGACTGGGATGAATCCCGCTTCACCGAGATCGTCGCTGATGCCCGCACGGTGGCCGCGCGCTTCGACATCCAGAACGTGCTCGCGGTGCCGCTCTCGGCGCTGCGGGGCGACAACGTGGTGGAGCGCTCCGCCAACACACCCTGGTACTCGGGCCCGACGTTGCTCGAGCACCTCGAAGCGGTGCCCGTGGGCACAAACCCGGCCACCCAGCCGCTGCGGCTGCCCGTGCAGGCCGTGCTACGCCCGCAATCGGACGGGCATCGCGATTACCGCGGCTACGCGGGACGCATCTCCGCAGGCATCGTCCGGGTGGGCGAAGAGATCGCTGTGCTGCCCTCTGGCCGCCGCTCGCGCGTCGTCGGCATCGACCAGGGTCAGGCCGACGGCACGGTGCGCGAGCTCACTGAGGCCTTCGCGCCGCAGTCGGTGACGGTCAGGTTGGCAGATGACATCGACATCTCCCGCGGCGACCTGCTCGCCTCTGCGGAAGAGCCCGGGCACGTCACCCGCACCGTCAGCGGCATGGTGTGCGTGCTCTCGGAGCGCCCGGTGCGCCCCCGCGACCGCGTGCTGCTGCGGGCCGGCACCCGCACCGTCCGGGCGTTGGTGGAGGAGATCCTGGACCAGCTCGACATCGAGGCCGTCGAATACATCCGCGCCCCTCAGCAGTTGGAGCTCAACGACATCGGCCGCGTCCGCATCCGGCTGGCCGACGACCTGCCCATCGACGACTACCACGAGCTGCGGCGCACCGGGGCGTTCCTGTTGATCGACGAAGCCGACGGTGCCACCATGGCCGCGGGCATGGCCGACGCTCCGGACCGCTACGCGGGGGCGGAGATCTGA
- a CDS encoding DNA-3-methyladenine glycosylase — MLVPRDILFTHLGADALAALDLVAREARGLLGAHLTVDREPGPVTLRITEVEAYAGPHDPASHAYRGPNPRNAAMFGPPWHAYVYRHMGLHTCFNIKVGPEGTATGVLVRAGEVVEGVDIARARRSAKGRTRTDHDLAAGPARLTVAMGITLADTGAPLDGSTGLLLSPRTGPAPVTVSGPRVGISVATDYPLRFSIADDPTVSRGRA, encoded by the coding sequence GTGCTGGTTCCCCGCGACATCCTCTTCACCCACCTCGGTGCCGACGCCCTGGCGGCCCTCGACCTCGTGGCCCGGGAGGCCCGGGGGCTGCTGGGCGCCCACCTCACGGTCGACCGCGAACCGGGGCCGGTGACCCTGCGGATCACGGAGGTGGAGGCGTACGCGGGGCCGCACGACCCGGCCTCGCACGCCTACCGCGGCCCCAACCCGCGCAACGCGGCGATGTTCGGTCCGCCCTGGCACGCCTACGTCTACCGGCACATGGGGCTCCACACCTGCTTCAACATCAAGGTGGGACCGGAGGGCACGGCCACCGGTGTGCTGGTGCGCGCCGGGGAGGTCGTCGAGGGAGTGGACATAGCGCGTGCCCGCCGCTCCGCGAAGGGGCGGACCCGCACCGATCACGACCTCGCCGCGGGCCCGGCCAGGCTCACCGTGGCCATGGGCATCACCCTCGCAGATACCGGGGCGCCGCTCGACGGCTCCACCGGCCTGCTCCTCAGCCCTCGCACCGGCCCTGCGCCCGTGACAGTGTCCGGTCCGCGCGTGGGCATCAGCGTGGCCACGGATTACCCGCTGCGGTTCTCCATCGCCGATGACCCCACCGTCTCCCGCGGGCGCGCCTAG